The DNA region CAATATTAATCTCTGTCAATACATCTTCATCAAAAGGTCCATATGCCAAATCAGGGAGCACATCGGTCTGTAAATCAACTATAAATACTGTGTTCGCCGGATTGGAAGGAGATTCAAATCCGTAGAAATCGGCAATGTCAGCAGTATTGCCCGTAGTACCTGGCGCATCAATATGATCCGCTGCCACTAAAACCGCACCAACTACAGCAAGGATTCCTATGCCAAATAAAAGTTTTGTCTTTTTCATTTTTAAGTTTTTAATGATTATTAATTCACCCCTACTTACGGGGCTTTTATCCGAGGGTTTGGTTTTAAATGTTAAAAAAAAGTTAAAGAAAAATTCAACCCTTCACTATTCTACAGAACCACTATATCAATCCCCTGCCACAGAATTAAAAGCTTCATTATTAAACAAATGGCAATTATCTATCATATATATTTCAGTCTTTTGAAAAATGGATTTCTTAATGGAATTCTAATGAAAATGCCAGTTAGGTTTGCTCCTTTTAACGTAATTTGGCACTTTCAAAACCAATGCTCCATGAATCCTTCGGCCTCAGGTTGGATTAACAAATACGGCTCACTTGTAGAAAAAGAACAAGGGCTTTACTCCGATTTCAAGTCGCATTATCGTGATTTACGAAATACGGGCTTTGTGTATGGCATTAATATGGAGATACCTGATTTTATTTCTCCGGAGTACACCCTCTCCGAAGACGAGAAGGCTAAAATAAATTTGCTTCATGCCCTATACGGCACGTATACTTTAGAAACCAACGATAACAAGTTTGAGACTTTCCTTGAAAAAATATTTGAATTCTATAAAGCACTGGAAATAGCCCATTTTTCGCTTTTAAGCAAAATTCTCACGGGTTCCAAAACATCTGCACAATTAGAAAAGCTAATTGAAACCAGGGTATCCTTAGGAGATACCCTCATTAACAAGACTTTTAATAGCGTAATTACCAACTCCTTATTATTCATAGACGTATTACTCTTTAAATGCTATTTACATGACCCTAAAGACATAAGGGAACAAGCGCAATTATTGGAGTATTTAACCATAAATATTACCTACCATGCTTTGAGTTCAAAAGAGAAAAATAAAAATGATGAGCGCTTAGCCCTACTATTTGGCTCTTCTTTGACCTTTATTGAAAGTGATGCTGAAGATTTTGACGGTTCATATCGTCAACAGCTACTTGAGAGCCGCTCGGAAATGGAAAATAGATATTTTCTAGATGTAGCCTGTCTAGCTGTGTGGGAAGATAAGTCTTTGGAATACCAAGAATCCGAATTCATTTTTGGACTGGGAAAGGACCTAGGACTGCACTCAAGTTACATTAAGGATTCTCTTGAAAATGTTCAGGCATTCTTCCTTAAAAATTCCAAAACAATTCCATTTTTAAAGGACACGAATTTAGCTATTCAGTTTTATGATAACATGTCCAAAATGGTAAATAAACTGATTTTAAGAAATAGCAAACGACTACAAAAAGAGCTTGCAGAAAGTAAAGAACTGGTCTATCTTATTTCAAAATCCACTTTAAAAGACCTTACTCCGGAAGAGAAGAAAAAAGTGCAAAATCAACTAATAGATATTTTTAAAAGCATCCCCTCATTAGCTATTTTCATTCTTCCTGGTGGAGCGGTTCTTCTGCCTATTTTCATAAAATTGATTCCAAAATTACTTCCTTCCTCTTTTGATGAAAACCGAATAGAAAAATAATAGGTTTTTAACTAAAATAAGCATTATAAGAAAAATCTATAGTACTAATTAATAGATTTAAAATCAATTAAATAAAACACATCATTCCAACCATAACTTGAAGTCTTTTACACGTTCTCTACTTACGATAATTTCTTGCTCATTAAAGTGATTTAACTTAATTTGAAGCCTAGAATTAGTGTAAGAAACAATATCTTTTATGTGATTTATATTGATGTAAAATTTACGACTTACCCGAAAGAAGGTTTGTGGCTCCAACTCGTTTTCCAAGTTTTCCAAGGTCGTATCCAAAAGGTAATTTCTACCATCCGAAGTAGCCGCATAGGTGCCTTTGTTTTCACTATAAAAACTTTCTACTTCATCTGCATTTATAATTTTTAAGTGCTGCCCCACCCTTGCCGTGAATCTCTTTTTATATTCTCGCTCCAACGGATTTACCAGTAGGTTTTTTATGTCATCAAAATTGAGTGTCATGTTTTGCTTCTCAGGCTTAAATGACCGATATTTATTTACCGCGGCTTCCAGTTCTTCGTCATCAATCGGCTTTAATAAATAATCAATACTATTTAACTTAAAAGCTTGCAAAGCATACTCATCAAAAGCAGTCGTGAAAATTATGGCACTTTTCACCTCTACGGCATCAAAAATTTCAAACGACAGCCCGTCCGAAAGTTGAATATCCAAAAAAATAAGGTCTGGGTGCGGATTGCTCGAAAACCATTCTACCGCCTCTTCTACAGAATGCAACATTTCCGACACTTCAACGTCCAAATTTGATAATAAACGTGATAAACGCCTTGCCGAAGGCTTCTCGTCTTCTATAATTATGGTTTTCATACTCTAGGTTGATGGTTGATGGTTGATGGTTGATGGTTGATGGTTGATAAACTACATGAATTTTTTCATGTTTTCCCTGTCCGAATCCATATATTTCTGAATTTGACGTTCTTCCCAAGCCTTGCCAAAAAACGGGTTATACGAAAACACTTTAGTCCCATGAAACAGCACACCTATTCCCCAAAAAATAAAAGTTGAAAAGGTTCCAAAATTAAAGAACGCCTCCGCAAAACTACCCCCATTGTTCATATGACCCACAACCGACCCGGAAATAACCATAATATTCACTATTATAAAAACTGCCAGGTGAATGTAAAACCCTTTTAACCGCTCTATTTTTTTCTTGGCCCTTGCCTGCTTACTTCTTCTATCTAATGATGATTTTTCCATTTGTATTTTTTTTATAGTTACTTAACTTAAACCAGCTTATTACTCCCACCTGGTTCCCTGCTCATCTTCTTGCATGAATTGCTTAATCTTACGTTCTTCCCAGCTGCGGCCAAAAAACGGACTAACACCAAATGTTTTTATTGCACTTGCAACAATACCTATTCCCCATCCAAAAGCCGCCCATAAAAACCAAGCATACGCAAAACCATTGGTGTAATAATTAATAGCAGCCAAGAAGCTTATAGTTACCACATAGGAAATAAGTCCGTTGTAGAACGTCTTCTCTTTCTCAACCCTTTCTTTTGCTCTAATATATTTACTTTCTCTTTCCATAATAACTGTTCGTTTTTTGATTATTGATTACAGGTTCAAATTTCGTAAAAAGCGATTCTTTTTCTAAATGTTACTTTCTGAACTGTAATTTTTTACAGCTGAATTGTAGACCTCAATTCAAAACTACAACTGACTACCCAAAACCGTACTTAGAAGTTCTCATCATCCATATACTCTTGCATCTTCTTCTCCTCCCATCGTTTCCCCCATAGCGGATTGGTTCCGAAGGCCTCCATGGCATGCATTGCAACACCAAAACCCCAACCTAAAATAGGAAAAATCACCCACGGGAAACTCGTTGTCCTGTAATTTAAATAGGCAAGACAAGGTATTACAATACAGTATGCCAATAAATTACCATAAAAACCTTTAATGGCTTCTACACGTGCTTTTGCCTTTTTATAGCGTTTGTCCTCAATATATTCATGTTGTATTTCCATAGTTGAAATTTGCTTTAAAAGTATAGGTAGACGAACACTAAACTCGGTAGCCGTTTTATCTATTTGAACCTTTCTATCGGTAAGAAGTGCGTATCGCTCGCGTATATTATACAGACCAACACCACTGCTTTTTTTAACCACCTGTTTCTCTTGAACGTTATTAACAACAACTAGCTCACTGTCTTGCTCAAACACCTTTAAATATAAAGGCTTACTAGAAGTCACTATATTATGCTTTACCGCATTTTCTATCAACAACTGAAGGGACAACGGCACTATCTTAGCTTCAGGATCCTCACTCTTTTCCAGAATATCAAAAACGATACTATCCTCAAAACGCATTTTCAAAAGCCGGACGTATGTTTTGGCAAACTGAAGCTCTTCATCAACCAGCACTAAATCTTTACTTTTTTGTTCAAGTACATAACGATAAACCTTTGATAAGGAAGATGTAAACTTCTGCGCTTGATACGGGTCTTCTTCAATTAGACTAGACAACACATTTAGACTATTGAACAAGAAGTGAGGGTCTAATTGATTCTTTAAAGCATCAAATTTTGCCGATGCCGTATTGGCTATTATTTTCTGCTCTTTAACTTTATTTTCCTGCCGATACCTGTAATAAAAGATAGCATAAAAAACTAAAGAAACACCTAGTGAAATAAGTATGGAACGTACATAATTAATTGTGGTATGATATGCCAAAGTCTCTTCAATTGGCACATTATAAAGTGCCACCAAAACCACAGAAATAGCCACAAAAACGCCCAAGCAGGTAACTACCACATTACCCAAAATTGCCAGAGCCATGCGCTTGAAAGTATATATGTTTCTTTGAAATTTTTTCAGAAGAAAATACAGCCAAGACATATTAACAAAGTACAGGAGTATTGAAAACACAATGTTCGTAAAATACTCCCGCCAGATATCTTCATAAATCAATTCAAAGCGCTGCTCATTTAAAAAATAGCTATAGGAGATAAACCCAAAGAAGACCAAGTTTCCTATGATAAAACCCCAAAAGAGGTCTTTTAAAATTCTGCTACCTTCCATTTTTTCTGTTTTCGAAAAAGACTTGTATTACCCTTCTTACTGACACAAAGATGCCTTACAAAGCGCCATATTTAAAATCAATACTACCCAATTGTAAATAAACCGTCCTAAACTGTATCCATCAACCACTAAAACGGAACGCCGTAACTCTGTTTTATAGTTCCGATAACAAAAGTGCTGTGCGCACTACCTATATTATTCACCGCTCCCAAAGTATTGATTACAAAGTCTTGATAATGCTTCATGTCCCGTACTAAGACCTTTAACCTAAAGTCATAATCACCGGATATATTGTAGCATTCCGTTACCTCATCCACCGCACAAATATCTTTAACAAATTGATTTCCAATATCTTTTGTATGCTGTTTTAAGGTGATGTCGCAAAAAACAATAAGTTCAAGCCCCATTTTTTCAGCATCCAATATAGCCGAATAGCTTTTAATATACCCTTCTTTCTCCAGTTTCCGGACTCTTTCATAAACCGGAGTGGGGGATAAATTAACTGTGGCTGCCAACTCTTTTGTAGTAATATTCGAGTTTTTTTGAAGCTGCTTTAACAACTCTAAATCGGTCAAATCTAAATTTTCCATAGATAAATCGTCTTTAAAATGCCTATCATACGGCACAAACTTTGTATTTAAACCATAAAAATACCCTTTTACAGTTAAATACTCTTAATTATAATTACAATTATGGATAAAATAACCTTTACGATAGCTTTGCACAGATATTAATTCAAAAAACACCGCATGAAAACTACCAACCTTGGCTATCCCAGAATTGGAAGTAAAAGAGAATTGAAAAAAGCCCTGGAACAGTATTGGTCGGGCAAAATAAACGTTGAATCCCTATTAGATACGGCAAAATCTATTCGGAAAGAAAATTGGTTATTACAAAAAGAACAAGGCATTGACCTTATTCCCAGTAATGATTTTTCCCTTTACGACCAGGTATTGGACTTATCCGTAACCCTGGGATGTATCCCTGAACGTTATTCCGCCTTGACCAACAACCCTGCTTTCTCCAGCCACGATTTATATTTTGCCATGGCAAGAGGCATTCAAAAGGAAGGCGTAGATATTACGGCAATGGAAATGACCAAATGGTTTGACACCAACTACCATTACATTGTGCCGGAATTCACTAAAAATCAAACATTCAATGTTTCTTCGGATAAAATTGTAAATGAATATAAAGAAGCCTTAGGATTAGGCATCAAAACAAAACCGGTATTGATTGGGCCCGTTTCTTTTCTTCTGCTTGGAAAAGAGAAAGAAGAGGATTTCCACAGGATAGACTTACTAGAGCGGTTGCTCCCTGCATATGAAGAAATACTTCAACAACTCTCAGATATCGATGCGGAACATGTACAATTAGATGAACCTTGTTTAGCCCTTAATCTTACCGAAAAAGAACAACGCGCCATACACCAAACATATGCTTATTTCACTACAAAATTTCCGGATTTAAAAATTACAGTAGCCAATTATTTTGATTGTTTTGGGGATAACTTAGAGACAGCTTTAAGCCTTCCTGTACACACCCTGCACTTAGACCTTGTACGTTGCTCATCTCAATTAGATGACATTATAGAATCTGGAAAATTAAACAGTTACACACATTTATCTCTAGGGGTAGTTGATGGAAGAAATATCTGGAAAAACGATTATGAAAAATCGTTGAAATTGATTCAGAAAGCAATCGATTTTATAGGTGCCGAGCGCATTCTTATTGCTCCTTCATGCTCTTTGTTACACTCCCCAATCGATTTAAATTTGGAGACCAACGAAGAAAACTTAAGCTCAGAACTCAAGCAATGGCTCGCTTTCGTCAAACAAAAACTAGAAGAAGTAGCTACTCTTAAAAAGTTGGCCAATAAAGAAAACCTTTCCGAGAATTTAGAAAAACTCACAAAGAACAGTGAAGCGCATGCCAACAGAGCAACATCTGCATTAATACATAATCAACAAGTAAAGCAACGGGTTGGTGCACTATCTGCCAAAGATGACCAAAGAGAAAGCACATTCCCAACACGACAGAAACTTCAGAAAGAAGCATTAGACCTTCCGCTGTTCCCAACCACAACCATTGGTTCTTTTCCCCAAACAAAAGATGTGCGAAGCTGGCGGGCCAATTTTAAAAAAGGTAATCTGTCCATTGATGAATACAACGCTCTCCTTGAAAAAGAAACCAAGGAAACCATAGAATTCCAAGAACGTACGGGACTAGATGTCCTGGTTCATGGTGAATTCGAAAGAAACGACATGGTAGAATACTTTGGCGAACAACTAAACGGATTCGCTTTTACCAGCTTTGGCTGGGTACAGAGTTACGGCAGCAGATGTGTAAAACCACCTATCATTTTCGGTGATGTTTCAAGAGATACTCCAATGACGGTTAAATGGTCGGCTTTTGCACAATCGTTGACGGAAAAACCGGTGAAAGGAATGCTCACCGGACCTGTAACCATCCTGCAATGGTCCTTTGTTCGAAACGACCAACCACGTTCAGAAACCTGCACCCAAATCGCATTAGCGATACGAGATGAAGTTGTAGATTTAGAAGCTGCCGGACTTCAGGTGATACAAATTGATGAACCTGCTATTCGCGAAGGACTTCCGCTACGCAAAGAAGAGTGGGATACCTATTTGAACTGGGCCATAAGAGCTTTTAGAATTTCCGCCAGTGGCGTAAAAGACGAGACCCAAATTCATACCCACATGTGCTATTCTGAATTCAATGATATTATTTCCAACATTGCCGATATGGATGCCGATGTTATCACCATTGAATGCTCACGGTCCCAGATGGAACTGTTAGACGTTTTCGCAACGTTTAAATACCCTAATGAAATTGGACCAGGTGTTTATGATATTCACTCGCCACGAGTTCCGGAAAGAGCAGAAATGGTCGCTTTAATGGAAAAAGCCGCCAAACAGATTCCTGTGGAGCAACTTTGGATTAATCCAGATTGTGGATTAAAAACCAGACATTGGCCAGAAACCAGGGAGGCGCTTATTGAAATGGTAGCAGCCGCCAGGGAATGCCGTGAAAAAATTTCGGTTCTAGCTTAACGATACCCAAATCAGTTTTTAAAATGCATCCCACAATTTTCGGGATGTATTTTTTTATACCGTAAAGCGCAGTAGCTTTGCACCATGGTCAGAAGAATTCAGTTACGGGTATCGCTAAAAGAGGAAAGTCAACCCAACATCCTCTTAAAAAAAACAGCTAAATATTTAAGCGAAGACGAAAACAACATCACTATTAAGGTGTTGCGAAAGTCCATTGACGCCCGTAAACCTGCTATTTACTTTAATTATAAAATGGAGGTCTACATCAACGAAGAACCTTCTAAAAAGGCCGACTACGTTTTTAAATACCAAGATGTTTCAAAAGCGAAGGAAGTCCACATCATCGGTTTCGGCCCTGCAGGAATGTGGGCCGCATTGCGCTGTCTGGAATTAGGGTTTAAACCAATTGTTCTAGAGCGTGGCAATAATGTTCAAAATAGAAGACGAGATTTAAAGGCCATAAACCAAGACCATACCGTAAACGAAGATTCCAACTATTGTTTTGGCGAAGGCGGTGCAGGAACCTATTCCGATGGTAAACTATATACCCGAAGCTTAAAAAGAGGCGATGTGCGTCGTATTTTTGAAAGTTTGGTGCATCATGGCGCCACGGAAGAAATTCTAGTAGACGCGCACCCACATATCGGTACGAACAAGCTGCCTAAGATTGTTCAGAACATTCGAGAAACGATTATTGAACATGGTGGAGAAGTTCATTTTAATACGAAGCTTACCAACTTTACCGTAAAAAACGGCAAAATAGAAAGCATTCAGCTGCAGAATGGCAATGAGATGAAGGCAAACCGGATAATAATGGCAACAGGACATTCGGCCCGGGATATTTATTATTTGTTAGACGAGAAGAAAATCGGCCTAAAAGCCAAGTCATTTGCCATGGGCGTTCGGGTAGAGCATCCGCAACAAATCATAGATTCTATTCAATATCACTGCTCGGGCGAACGTAATGAATTGCTTCCTGCCGCAGCCTATAGCTTAGTGGAGCAAGTAAAGAATCGTGGTGTATACTCCTTTTGTATGTGTCCCGGTGGATTTATTGTTCCTGCAGCCACAGCTCCCGGAGAAGTGGTTGTAAACGGCATGTCTCCATCGAAGCGAAACAATAAATTCGCCAATTCAGGAATTGTTGTTGAAATCAATGCCGAGGAGGATTTATATAAATACGAACGTTTTGGAGCGTTAAAAGGACTGGAATACCAAAAAGATTTAGAACGACTGGCTTTTACCGCAGGCGGAAGAACCCAGACCGCACCAGCGCAACGTTTAACGGATTTTGTGGAAGGCAAGCTCTCGGCCGACCTCAACCCTACCTCCTACCAGCCCGGGTTGAATTCCGCTCCCTTGCATTCGCTATTACCGAAGCTAATTGGAGGAAGGCTGCGTCAGGGTTTTAAAGCTTTTGGCGATAAAATGAAAGGTTACTACACCGCCGAAGCGAATATCGTAGGCGTGGAATCGCGTACCTCCTCACCGGTAAACATCCCCAGAACCGAAAAATTGGAACATCCGGAAATTGAAGGCCTATTTCCTTGTGGAGAAGGTGGCGGCTATGCCGGTGGAATTGTTTCTGCGGCTATGGATGGCGAGCGTTGTGCCGAGGCTGCGATTGCGGGGCTATAAG from Zobellia alginiliquefaciens includes:
- a CDS encoding LETM1-related biofilm-associated protein, coding for MKMPVRFAPFNVIWHFQNQCSMNPSASGWINKYGSLVEKEQGLYSDFKSHYRDLRNTGFVYGINMEIPDFISPEYTLSEDEKAKINLLHALYGTYTLETNDNKFETFLEKIFEFYKALEIAHFSLLSKILTGSKTSAQLEKLIETRVSLGDTLINKTFNSVITNSLLFIDVLLFKCYLHDPKDIREQAQLLEYLTINITYHALSSKEKNKNDERLALLFGSSLTFIESDAEDFDGSYRQQLLESRSEMENRYFLDVACLAVWEDKSLEYQESEFIFGLGKDLGLHSSYIKDSLENVQAFFLKNSKTIPFLKDTNLAIQFYDNMSKMVNKLILRNSKRLQKELAESKELVYLISKSTLKDLTPEEKKKVQNQLIDIFKSIPSLAIFILPGGAVLLPIFIKLIPKLLPSSFDENRIEK
- a CDS encoding LytR/AlgR family response regulator transcription factor, with amino-acid sequence MKTIIIEDEKPSARRLSRLLSNLDVEVSEMLHSVEEAVEWFSSNPHPDLIFLDIQLSDGLSFEIFDAVEVKSAIIFTTAFDEYALQAFKLNSIDYLLKPIDDEELEAAVNKYRSFKPEKQNMTLNFDDIKNLLVNPLEREYKKRFTARVGQHLKIINADEVESFYSENKGTYAATSDGRNYLLDTTLENLENELEPQTFFRVSRKFYININHIKDIVSYTNSRLQIKLNHFNEQEIIVSRERVKDFKLWLE
- a CDS encoding 2TM domain-containing protein, producing the protein MEKSSLDRRSKQARAKKKIERLKGFYIHLAVFIIVNIMVISGSVVGHMNNGGSFAEAFFNFGTFSTFIFWGIGVLFHGTKVFSYNPFFGKAWEERQIQKYMDSDRENMKKFM
- a CDS encoding 2TM domain-containing protein, with protein sequence MERESKYIRAKERVEKEKTFYNGLISYVVTISFLAAINYYTNGFAYAWFLWAAFGWGIGIVASAIKTFGVSPFFGRSWEERKIKQFMQEDEQGTRWE
- a CDS encoding 2TM domain-containing protein, giving the protein MEGSRILKDLFWGFIIGNLVFFGFISYSYFLNEQRFELIYEDIWREYFTNIVFSILLYFVNMSWLYFLLKKFQRNIYTFKRMALAILGNVVVTCLGVFVAISVVLVALYNVPIEETLAYHTTINYVRSILISLGVSLVFYAIFYYRYRQENKVKEQKIIANTASAKFDALKNQLDPHFLFNSLNVLSSLIEEDPYQAQKFTSSLSKVYRYVLEQKSKDLVLVDEELQFAKTYVRLLKMRFEDSIVFDILEKSEDPEAKIVPLSLQLLIENAVKHNIVTSSKPLYLKVFEQDSELVVVNNVQEKQVVKKSSGVGLYNIRERYALLTDRKVQIDKTATEFSVRLPILLKQISTMEIQHEYIEDKRYKKAKARVEAIKGFYGNLLAYCIVIPCLAYLNYRTTSFPWVIFPILGWGFGVAMHAMEAFGTNPLWGKRWEEKKMQEYMDDENF
- a CDS encoding Lrp/AsnC family transcriptional regulator, which produces MENLDLTDLELLKQLQKNSNITTKELAATVNLSPTPVYERVRKLEKEGYIKSYSAILDAEKMGLELIVFCDITLKQHTKDIGNQFVKDICAVDEVTECYNISGDYDFRLKVLVRDMKHYQDFVINTLGAVNNIGSAHSTFVIGTIKQSYGVPF
- the metE gene encoding 5-methyltetrahydropteroyltriglutamate--homocysteine S-methyltransferase codes for the protein MKTTNLGYPRIGSKRELKKALEQYWSGKINVESLLDTAKSIRKENWLLQKEQGIDLIPSNDFSLYDQVLDLSVTLGCIPERYSALTNNPAFSSHDLYFAMARGIQKEGVDITAMEMTKWFDTNYHYIVPEFTKNQTFNVSSDKIVNEYKEALGLGIKTKPVLIGPVSFLLLGKEKEEDFHRIDLLERLLPAYEEILQQLSDIDAEHVQLDEPCLALNLTEKEQRAIHQTYAYFTTKFPDLKITVANYFDCFGDNLETALSLPVHTLHLDLVRCSSQLDDIIESGKLNSYTHLSLGVVDGRNIWKNDYEKSLKLIQKAIDFIGAERILIAPSCSLLHSPIDLNLETNEENLSSELKQWLAFVKQKLEEVATLKKLANKENLSENLEKLTKNSEAHANRATSALIHNQQVKQRVGALSAKDDQRESTFPTRQKLQKEALDLPLFPTTTIGSFPQTKDVRSWRANFKKGNLSIDEYNALLEKETKETIEFQERTGLDVLVHGEFERNDMVEYFGEQLNGFAFTSFGWVQSYGSRCVKPPIIFGDVSRDTPMTVKWSAFAQSLTEKPVKGMLTGPVTILQWSFVRNDQPRSETCTQIALAIRDEVVDLEAAGLQVIQIDEPAIREGLPLRKEEWDTYLNWAIRAFRISASGVKDETQIHTHMCYSEFNDIISNIADMDADVITIECSRSQMELLDVFATFKYPNEIGPGVYDIHSPRVPERAEMVALMEKAAKQIPVEQLWINPDCGLKTRHWPETREALIEMVAAARECREKISVLA
- a CDS encoding NAD(P)/FAD-dependent oxidoreductase, with amino-acid sequence MVRRIQLRVSLKEESQPNILLKKTAKYLSEDENNITIKVLRKSIDARKPAIYFNYKMEVYINEEPSKKADYVFKYQDVSKAKEVHIIGFGPAGMWAALRCLELGFKPIVLERGNNVQNRRRDLKAINQDHTVNEDSNYCFGEGGAGTYSDGKLYTRSLKRGDVRRIFESLVHHGATEEILVDAHPHIGTNKLPKIVQNIRETIIEHGGEVHFNTKLTNFTVKNGKIESIQLQNGNEMKANRIIMATGHSARDIYYLLDEKKIGLKAKSFAMGVRVEHPQQIIDSIQYHCSGERNELLPAAAYSLVEQVKNRGVYSFCMCPGGFIVPAATAPGEVVVNGMSPSKRNNKFANSGIVVEINAEEDLYKYERFGALKGLEYQKDLERLAFTAGGRTQTAPAQRLTDFVEGKLSADLNPTSYQPGLNSAPLHSLLPKLIGGRLRQGFKAFGDKMKGYYTAEANIVGVESRTSSPVNIPRTEKLEHPEIEGLFPCGEGGGYAGGIVSAAMDGERCAEAAIAGL